One stretch of Streptomyces agglomeratus DNA includes these proteins:
- a CDS encoding FMN reductase has protein sequence MKLVVVSAGLSVPSSTRLLADRLAEATRTSLGDADVPAVEVPVVDVRVVEVRELATAIANHLVTGFPSPVLSDAIDAVTEADGLIAVTPVFSASYSGLFKSFFDLIDNTALAGKPVLIAATGGTARHSLVLEHAMRPLFAYLRALVVPTAVYAASEDWGSEGDSRTDDLPRRIERAGAELAELMESRARTRRPTEEAVVPFAEQLAALRVG, from the coding sequence ATGAAGCTCGTGGTCGTATCGGCGGGCCTGAGCGTGCCCTCGTCGACCCGGCTCCTCGCGGACCGGCTGGCGGAGGCGACGCGCACGTCCCTGGGCGACGCGGACGTGCCGGCCGTCGAGGTACCGGTCGTCGACGTACGGGTCGTCGAGGTACGGGAGCTGGCCACCGCCATCGCGAACCACCTGGTCACGGGCTTCCCCAGCCCGGTTCTCTCCGACGCGATCGACGCGGTCACGGAGGCGGACGGACTGATCGCCGTCACCCCCGTGTTCTCCGCCTCGTACAGCGGCCTGTTCAAGTCGTTCTTCGACCTGATCGACAACACCGCCCTGGCCGGCAAGCCGGTCCTCATCGCCGCGACCGGCGGCACGGCCCGCCACTCCCTGGTGCTGGAGCACGCGATGCGCCCGCTCTTCGCCTACCTGCGGGCGCTGGTCGTGCCGACGGCGGTGTACGCCGCCTCGGAGGACTGGGGCTCGGAGGGAGACTCCCGTACGGACGACCTTCCGCGCCGGATCGAGCGGGCGGGCGCCGAGCTGGCGGAGCTCATGGAGTCGCGCGCCCGGACGCGCCGGCCCACCGAGGAAGCGGTGGTGCCGTTCGCGGAGCAGCTCGCGGCGCTGCGGGTCGGCTGA
- a CDS encoding LLM class flavin-dependent oxidoreductase, protein MQFGIFSVGDVTTDPTTGRTPSENERIKAMTAIALKAEEVGLDVFATGEHHNPPFVPSSPTTMLGWIAARTENIILSTSTTLITTNDPVKIAEDYAMLQHLADGRVDLMMGRGNTGPVYPWFGQDIRQGIPLAVENYALLHRLWREDVVNWEGKFRTALQGFTSTPRPLDGVPPFVWHGSIRSPEIAEQAAYYGDGFFANNIFWPKDHFRRLINLYRERYAHYGHGTPDQAIVGLGGQVFMRKNSQDAVREFRPYFDNAPVYGHGPSLEEFTEQTPLTVGSPQEVIEKTLTFRESFGDYQRQLFLMDHAGLPLKTVLEQLDLLGEEVVPVLRKEFAKNRPARVPDGPTHAARVAAAIAQEGVTA, encoded by the coding sequence TTGCAGTTCGGGATCTTCAGCGTCGGTGATGTGACGACCGACCCCACGACGGGCAGGACACCCAGCGAGAACGAGCGCATCAAGGCCATGACGGCCATCGCGCTCAAGGCCGAGGAGGTCGGGCTCGACGTCTTCGCGACCGGCGAGCACCACAACCCGCCCTTCGTGCCGTCCTCCCCCACCACGATGCTCGGCTGGATCGCGGCCCGCACCGAGAACATCATCCTGTCGACGTCCACCACGCTGATCACCACCAACGACCCGGTGAAGATCGCCGAGGACTACGCGATGCTCCAGCACCTCGCCGACGGCCGCGTCGACCTGATGATGGGGCGCGGCAACACCGGCCCCGTCTACCCGTGGTTCGGCCAGGACATCCGCCAGGGCATCCCGCTCGCCGTCGAGAATTACGCCCTGCTGCACCGGCTGTGGCGCGAGGACGTCGTGAACTGGGAGGGCAAGTTCCGTACGGCCCTCCAGGGCTTCACCTCGACCCCTCGTCCGCTCGACGGCGTACCGCCCTTCGTCTGGCACGGCTCCATCCGCAGCCCGGAGATCGCGGAGCAGGCGGCGTACTACGGCGACGGCTTCTTCGCGAACAACATCTTCTGGCCGAAGGACCACTTCCGCCGGCTGATCAACCTCTACCGCGAGCGTTACGCCCACTACGGCCACGGCACCCCGGACCAGGCAATCGTCGGGCTCGGCGGCCAGGTGTTCATGCGCAAGAACTCGCAGGACGCGGTGCGCGAGTTCCGTCCGTACTTCGACAACGCGCCGGTGTACGGGCACGGCCCCTCCCTGGAGGAGTTCACCGAGCAGACCCCGCTGACCGTCGGCTCGCCGCAGGAGGTCATCGAGAAGACGCTCACATTCCGGGAGAGCTTCGGCGACTACCAGCGCCAGCTCTTCCTGATGGACCACGCCGGGCTGCCGCTCAAGACGGTGCTGGAGCAGCTCGACCTGCTCGGCGAAGAGGTCGTGCCGGTCCTCCGCAAGGAATTCGCCAAGAACCGCCCGGCCCGGGTGCCGGACGGTCCCACCCACGCGGCGCGTGTCGCCGCCGCGATCGCCCAGGAAGGGGTGACGGCATGA
- a CDS encoding MEDS domain-containing protein, whose translation MVRPDRAFTPERQWERLREETALAVAQGYRGLRAFIDMHWVADLGADIETMMYRESHAEHLFEGRPYNEVCSYDRRAFDGDVLDVMSDAHPRSLLGSLGELRVVRTRESVRIAGEADHATRDTFLTALTDALERTAGSRRLLVDLMPLHFLGVRCALDLIDHVAGAAGHDGVEVRCATAQAVLLRRLGSERVRRLTLTEVVRAW comes from the coding sequence CTGGTCCGGCCCGACCGCGCGTTCACCCCCGAGCGGCAGTGGGAGCGGCTCCGCGAGGAGACGGCGCTCGCCGTCGCGCAGGGCTACCGGGGGTTGCGGGCGTTCATCGACATGCACTGGGTGGCGGACCTCGGCGCCGACATCGAGACGATGATGTACCGCGAGTCCCACGCCGAGCATCTGTTCGAGGGGCGCCCGTACAACGAGGTTTGTTCCTACGACCGGCGCGCGTTCGACGGTGACGTGCTCGACGTGATGTCGGACGCGCACCCGCGTTCTCTGCTCGGGTCGCTGGGTGAACTCCGGGTCGTACGGACGCGGGAGTCGGTCCGCATCGCGGGCGAGGCCGACCACGCCACCCGCGACACCTTCCTGACCGCCCTGACCGACGCACTGGAGCGCACCGCCGGATCCCGGCGGCTGCTGGTGGACCTGATGCCTCTGCACTTTCTCGGCGTACGCTGCGCCCTCGACCTCATCGACCACGTCGCCGGTGCCGCAGGGCACGACGGCGTCGAGGTCCGCTGCGCCACCGCGCAGGCAGTGCTGCTGCGCCGGCTCGGCTCGGAGCGGGTACGGCGCCTCACGCTGACGGAGGTGGTCCGGGCATGGTGA
- a CDS encoding ATP-binding protein: MVTEGVHLSNGGPREPLLEFDFTQEDIPRLRVLVDQYAAWAGLPEPRRGDFVLAADAVATNAVEHGGGSGRLVLHRSPGSPGALECTVSDSGPGFASSVIPELAPGLAGSHCGRGLWLTRLITDRLVITRGAGAGAGAAGAGTNGVAGVGCDEGGAGASGGSGGSVVVFAMWLPG; the protein is encoded by the coding sequence ATGGTGACGGAAGGGGTGCACCTCAGCAACGGCGGGCCGCGGGAGCCGCTGCTCGAGTTCGACTTCACCCAGGAGGACATACCCCGGCTGCGTGTACTCGTCGACCAGTACGCCGCCTGGGCGGGGCTCCCGGAGCCCCGGCGGGGCGACTTCGTCCTCGCCGCGGACGCGGTGGCGACGAACGCCGTCGAGCACGGCGGCGGGAGCGGCAGGCTGGTGCTCCACCGGTCGCCGGGTTCGCCCGGCGCTCTGGAATGCACGGTCAGCGACTCGGGGCCCGGCTTCGCCTCCTCGGTCATCCCGGAGCTTGCGCCGGGGCTGGCCGGCAGCCACTGCGGACGGGGGCTGTGGCTGACGCGGCTCATCACCGACCGGCTGGTGATCACTCGTGGTGCTGGTGCTGGTGCTGGTGCTGCTGGTGCTGGTACGAACGGTGTGGCTGGTGTGGGTTGCGACGAGGGTGGCGCCGGTGCCTCGGGTGGTTCCGGGGGCAGTGTCGTGGTGTTCGCCATGTGGCTGCCGGGATAG
- a CDS encoding cation:proton antiporter yields the protein MHNTTALLIELGSVILALGLIGRLAGRVGLSPIPLYLLAGLAFGHGGLLPLDASEAFVAVGAEIGVILLLLLLGLEYSASELVTSLKTQCPSGAVDFVLNATPGAVAALLLGWGPVAAVALAGVTWISSSGVIAKVLTDLGRLGNRETPVVLGVLVMEDLSMAVYLPLLTALVAGVGLAGGSVALVIALGTVGLVLYVALRHGRLISRAVSSDNPEMLLLVVLGLTVLVAGVAQQLQVSAAVGAFLVGIALSGDVAEGAHKLLTPLRDLFAAVFFVFFGLSTDPADIPPVLLPALLLAVVTALTKIATGWYAARRADIGPRGRLRAGGALVARGEFSIVIAGLAVATEPRIGPIATAYVLILVILGPLAARWTEPLVWRMRRGKRSARGEAPGEGKGGGMGAGESGGEASREAAGREADGTPGLGPSGLRPSGLPSPDEPSEAATQATG from the coding sequence GTGCACAACACCACCGCGCTGCTGATCGAGCTCGGCTCGGTCATCCTGGCCCTCGGTCTCATCGGCAGGCTGGCGGGGCGGGTGGGCCTCTCCCCCATACCGCTCTACCTGCTGGCCGGGCTCGCGTTCGGGCACGGGGGGCTGCTGCCGCTCGACGCGAGCGAGGCGTTCGTGGCGGTCGGCGCCGAGATCGGCGTCATCCTGCTGCTGCTCCTGCTGGGCCTGGAGTACAGCGCGTCGGAGCTGGTCACCAGCCTCAAGACCCAGTGCCCGTCGGGAGCGGTCGACTTCGTACTCAACGCGACACCCGGCGCGGTCGCCGCACTCCTCCTGGGGTGGGGGCCGGTGGCGGCGGTGGCGCTGGCCGGGGTCACCTGGATCTCGTCGTCGGGGGTCATCGCCAAGGTGCTCACCGACCTGGGCCGACTCGGTAACCGTGAGACGCCGGTTGTCCTCGGGGTCCTGGTGATGGAGGACCTGTCGATGGCGGTGTACCTGCCGCTGCTGACGGCGCTGGTCGCCGGCGTCGGTCTGGCGGGCGGCAGCGTGGCGCTGGTGATCGCGCTGGGTACGGTCGGTCTTGTCCTGTACGTCGCGCTGCGGCACGGTCGTCTCATCAGCCGGGCGGTGTCGTCGGACAACCCGGAGATGCTGCTGCTTGTCGTGCTGGGGCTGACGGTGCTGGTGGCCGGTGTGGCGCAGCAGTTGCAGGTGTCGGCGGCGGTGGGGGCGTTCCTGGTCGGCATCGCGCTGTCGGGGGACGTCGCGGAGGGTGCGCACAAGCTGCTCACCCCGCTCCGGGACCTCTTCGCGGCCGTCTTCTTCGTCTTCTTCGGACTGTCGACCGACCCGGCGGACATTCCGCCGGTGCTGCTGCCCGCACTGCTGCTGGCGGTCGTGACGGCGCTCACGAAGATCGCCACCGGCTGGTACGCCGCGAGGCGGGCGGACATCGGTCCGCGCGGCCGGCTGCGGGCGGGCGGGGCGCTGGTGGCGCGAGGCGAGTTCTCGATCGTGATCGCGGGCCTGGCGGTGGCGACGGAGCCCCGGATCGGGCCGATCGCCACGGCGTACGTACTGATCCTGGTGATCCTGGGGCCCCTGGCGGCCCGCTGGACGGAACCACTGGTCTGGCGCATGCGGCGGGGAAAGCGGAGCGCCCGGGGCGAGGCCCCGGGCGAGGGAAAGGGCGGGGGGATGGGCGCGGGTGAGAGCGGGGGCGAGGCCAGCCGGGAGGCGGCGGGGAGAGAAGCCGACGGGACGCCCGGCCTGGGGCCGTCCGGCCTGCGCCCGTCCGGCCTCCCGTCCCCGGACGAGCCGAGCGAGGCGGCGACGCAGGCCACCGGGTGA
- a CDS encoding cation:proton antiporter regulatory subunit yields MGTRRTTLPGVGTQYDFTTEDGQHISVVVHKDGRRFIGFYDRDDPDACLLSVPLSPDEATALAHLIDTAPIDAVRTDGIDLVTEHIPVTSKSPYAGRPLADTRARTRTGASIVAVLRRTTATPSPGPDFRLSIGDTLVVVGTREGVDALAEIIAGG; encoded by the coding sequence ATGGGCACGCGGCGGACCACGTTGCCGGGAGTCGGTACGCAGTACGACTTCACCACCGAGGACGGCCAGCACATCTCGGTGGTCGTGCACAAGGACGGCCGGCGCTTCATCGGCTTCTACGACCGCGACGATCCCGACGCTTGTCTGCTCTCCGTGCCCCTGTCGCCCGACGAGGCCACGGCCCTCGCGCATCTCATCGACACGGCTCCCATCGACGCCGTACGCACGGACGGGATCGACCTGGTCACCGAGCACATCCCGGTGACGAGCAAGTCGCCGTACGCCGGAAGGCCGCTCGCCGACACGCGGGCCCGCACGCGTACCGGCGCGTCGATCGTCGCCGTACTCCGGCGGACCACCGCGACGCCGTCACCGGGGCCGGACTTCCGGCTCTCCATCGGGGACACGCTGGTCGTCGTCGGCACGCGCGAGGGCGTCGACGCGCTCGCCGAGATCATCGCGGGGGGCTGA